AGGTCGTACGTCTCGCTCCCCACCTCCACCTCATACCGCTCCGTGGACACGGGCCGGAGGGTGACCTGCGCCTCGCCTCCCCGGCTCGCCAGCTTCAGCCGCACGGGCTGGGATGCCCCCGCGGTGTTCCAGTTGACGAACGAGCCATCCAGCCCCGCCTCGCGCGCGAGCCTCAGCGCCTCACCATGGAAGAGCGCCGCGCCCGCCAGCGCCTGCACCTTCGCATCCGGCTGATACAGCCGCTCCAGCGCACTGGCCTCCACGTGCTTGCCGATGAAGCCCGTGTCGTACTCGCCCGTCCGGAAGGCCCCGTGCTCCAGCACGTGCAACAACAGAGTCTTGTTCGTGGTGACGCCGAACACCGTCAGCCCGTGCAGCGCCTCTACGAGCCTCCGGCGCGCCATCTCCCGGTCGGCGCCGTACGCAATCACCTTCGCCTGCATCGAGTCGTAGAAGGGCGGGATGTCCTGCCCCTCGCGAATGCCGTGGTCGATGCGCACGCCCTCTCCCGAAGGCAGCCGCCACGCCAGCAGCCGGCCCGCCTGCGGCGCATAGCCGTTCGCCGGGTCCTCCGCGCACAGCCGCACCTCGATGGCGTGCCCCTTCCAAGACACCTGCTCCTGCGACAGCGGAAGCCGCTCGCCCGCCGCGACACGCAGCTGCCACTCCACCAGGTCCAGCCCGGTGATGGCCTCCGTCACCGGGTGCTCCACCTGGAGCCGCGTGTTCATCTCCATGAAGTAGAACTCGCCGCCCGGCGCGAGCAGGAACTCCAGCGTCCCCGCGCCCCGGTAGCCAATCGCCTTCGCCGCCGTCACCGCCACCGCGCCCATGCGCGCTCGCAGCTCCGCGCTCACCGCCGGTGACGGGCTCTCCTCCACAATCTTCTGGTGCCGCCGCTGCACCGAGCAGTCACGCTCGCCCAGGTGCACCGCGTTGCCGTGCTCGTCCGCGAAGACCTGAATCTCCACGTGGCGCGCGTCGATGACCGCCTTCTCCAGGATGAGCTCCCCGCTCCCGAAGGCATTCGTCGCCTCCGAGCGCGCGGACCTCAGCGCCTCCTTGAGCTGCGCCGCCTCGCGCACCAGCCGCATTCCGCGCCCGCCGCCACCCGCCGCTGCCTTCACCATCAGCGGGAAGCCGATGCGCGCGCCCTCGGCCGCTAGCGCCTCGTCATCCGCGTCCGTCGCCTCGTAGCCGGGGATGCAGGGCACGCCCGCCGCAATCATCCGCAGCTTCGCCTGGCGCTTGTTCCCCATCAGGGTGATGGCCTCGGCCGGCGGGCCGATGAACACCAGCCCCGCCTCCCGGCATGCGCTCGCGAACGCGGCGTTCTCCGAGAGGAACCCGTAGCCCGGATGGATGGCCTCCGCCCCCGATGCCTTCGCCGCCGCAATCAGCTTGTCGATGACGAGGTACGACTCCTTCGCCGGAGACGGGCCGATGGGCACCGCCTCGTCCGCCGCGAGCACGTGCGGCGCCGAGCGGTCCGCCTCGGAGAACACCGCCACCGTCCGGTAGCCGAGCTTCTTGCAGGTCCGAATCACCCGGACGGCAATCTCGCCGCGGTTCGCGACGAGGACCTTCCTGAATCGCTCCATGCTGTCCGTCCCTCTCACAGGCGCGCCACGCCGAAGGTGTTGGGAGCCAGCTCGCGCCGCTTCGCTTCCCGGCACACCGAGAGCGCGAACCCGAGCACCCGCCGCGTGTCGCGCGGGTCGATGAGCCCGTCATCGAACAGCCGTGCGCTGCAGTTGAACGGGTGCGACTCCTTGTCGAACTGGTCGATGATGGGCTGGCAGAACGCGCGCAGCTGCTCCTCGTCCACCGCCTCACCGCGCCGGGCCAGCTTCTCTCCGAAGACGATGGCCATCACCTTCGCCGCCTGCTCACCACCCATCACCGCCGTGCGCGAGTTGGGCCACGCGAAGATGAAGCGCGGATTGAAGGGCCGGCCGCACATGCCGTAGTTGCCCGCGCCGAAGCCGCCGCCGATGAGCACGGTGAGCTGCGGCACCGTCGCGTTCGCCACCGCCTGAATCATCTTCGAGCCGTGCTTCACGATGCCCGCCTGCTCCGGCTGCGTGCCCACCATGTAGCCCGTGGTGTTCTGCAGGTAGATGAGCGGCGTGTCCGACTGGCAGCACAGCTGGATGAACTGCGCCGCCTTCGTCGCCCCCTTGGGCGTAATCGGACCGTTGTTGCCGATGATGCCCACCGGCATGCCGAAGAGGCTCGCCCGCCCGCAGACGGTGTGCGGGTCGTACTCGTCCTTGAAGCCCGTGAACTCGGAGCCGTCGACGATGCGCGCGATGACCTCGCGGCAGTCGTACGGCTTCCGGTAGTCCACCGGCACGACGCCGCACAGCTCGTCCGACAGGTAGACAGGCTCCGCGTAGGGCACGCGCTCCGCCGGAGGCAGTCGCTCGTTCCACCCGAGCTTCGCCACCACCTCGCGGGCCAGGCGGATGGCGTCCGCGTCGTCCTCGGCGAGGTAGTCCGCGGTGCCCGCCACGGTGGCGTGCATCTCCGCGCCGCCCAGCTCCTCGTCGGTGGCAATCTCGCCCGTCGCGGCCTTGAGCAGCGGCGGGCCGGCCAGGAACACCTTGGCCTTCTTCTTCACCATGATGACGTAGTCGGACAGGCCCGGCAGGTACGCGCCACCCGCCGTGCTGGAGCCGTGCACCACGGTGACCTGCGGAATGCCCGCCGCCGACAGCTTCGCCTGGTTGTAGAAGGTCGTCCCGCCGGGGATGAAGATCTCCTGCTGGTACATGAGATTCGCGCCGCCGCTCTCCACCAGCGACACCATGGGCAGCTTGTTCTCCAGCGCAATCGCCTGCGCCCGCAGCGCCTTCTGCACGCCCCACGGCGACGCCGTGCCCCCCTTGATGGCGGAGTTGTTCACGAAGACCAGGCACCGCACCCCGGACACGTAGCCGATGCCGATGATGCTGTTGCCGCCCGCCAGCGAGCCGTCGCTGTCGTCGTGGTAGCCGTAGCCACACAGCGTGGACAGCTCCAGGAACGGCGAGCCCCGGTCCAGCAGGAGCGTCAGCCGCTCACGGGGCAGCAGCTGGCCCCGCTTGTGGAACTTCTCCCGCGCCTGGTTCTCGGTGTTGCGGACCTTCGCCTCGACGTCGCGCAGCTCCGCGACGCGCGAGAGCATGTCCGCGCGGTGGGCCTTGAAGGACTCGGAGCCCGGGTCGATTCGCGATGTGATTCTCGGCATCTGTCTCACCCCTGCCCTTCACGCAGCAACGACTCGGGAATGTCCACGTGGCGCGAGCGGAGCCACTCGCCCAGCGCCTTGCCCTGCGGGTCGAAGCGCGTGGACGACGACACGCCCTCCCCCAGCAGGCCATCGATGACGAAGTTCAGCCCCCGGAGGCCCGGGAAGACGTGCCGCTCGATGGGGAAGGCGGCCGCCTCCGGCAGCAGCTCGCGGAGCTTCTCCACCGTGAGCGCATGCGCGAGCCACCGCCACGCCTCGTCCGTCCTCGCCCAGACGCCGATGTTCGCGGTGCCGCCCTTGTCGCCACTGCGCGCGGCGACGATGCGCCCCAGCGGCATCCGGCGCGTGGGCCCGACGGCCAGCGGCGCGGGGAGCGCGGGCGGCTCCACGGGCGCGAGGCCACGCGTCTGCTTCGGCGGAGGAATCACGGTGCGCGTCTCGTCGGGGAGGACGGCGACGTGCTCCACCTTCTCCGCCTCGACATAGGCCGGCGTGTAGACGCCATACGGCGCGCCATCCGACGGGGGCGCCGTCATGGTGAAGCCCGGGTAGCTGCCCAGCGCCAGCTCCACGGCGGCGCCGCTGAAGGCGCGGCCCACGAGCTTCTGGTCGGAGTCCTTCACGACGACGCGCAGGAACGCGGCGGCCTGCTCCTCCGTGGCGGCGTCCTCGCGGTCCGTGCGGACCAGCGTCCAGTGCGCCTCCCTCGGCTTGCGGGTCATCGCCGCTTCGAGCTGCTCGCGGACCAGCCGGGCCTTCTGCTCGATGTCGAGCCCGACGAGGACGAACGTCGCCTCGTTCTTGTAGCCCCCCAGGTTGTTGAGGCACACCTTCACCGTGGGCGGGGGCGGCTCACCGCGCACCCCGGTGATTCGGACGCGGTCCTTCCCGTCCGGAGCCAGGGAGATGGTGTCGAAGCGCGCCGTCGCGTCCGGCCCCGCGTACCGCGCGCCGGTGATTTCGTAGACGAGCTGCGCGAGCACCGTGTCCACCGTCACCGCGCCGCCCGTGCCCTCGTGCTTGGTGATGACCGAGCTGCCGTCCGCGTGGAGCTCCGCCAGCGGGAAGCCGGGGCGGCGGGCGTCCACCTCGGTGAAGAAGGAGTAGTTGCCGCCCGTCGCCTGCGTGCCGCACTCCAGCACGTGGCCGGCGACCATCGCTCCCGCGAGCCGGTCCCAGTCGTCCGGCTTCCAGCCGAAGTGCGCCGCCGCCGGCCCCACCACGAGCGAGGCATCCGTCACGCGCCCGGTGACGACGACATCCGCGCCCGCCTTCAGGCACTCGGCGATGCCCCACGCACCCAGGTACGCATTCGCCGTGAGCGGGCTGCCCAGCCCCAGCGCGTCCGTGTTGGCGATGAGGTCATCTCCCTCCACGTGCGCGATGCGCGCCTTCACGCCCAGCTTCGTGGACAACTCCCGGAGTGCGGCGGCGAGCCCCGCCGGGTTCAGCCCTCCCGCGTTGACGACGACCTTGACCTTCTTCTCCAGCGCCAGCGCCAGGGACTGCTCCATCTGCCGGAGGAACGTCTTGGCGTAGCCCGTGGCCGGGTCCTTCATCCTGTCTCGACCGAGAATCAACATCGTCAGCTCGGCCAGGTAGTCGCCGGTGAGGACGTCCAGCTGACCGCCCTCCAGCATCTCCCGGACGGCCGAGAAGCGGTCTCCGTAGAAGCCCGAGGCATTGCCGACACGCAGGGGGGACGCGCTCATGCACTCTCCACCCGGCCGCGACACCCTGCCCATCAAGGTCGCGCGCCTGGATTGGAGGAAGTGTGGGAGCCGGTCCTTAAAAAAGCAAGCGTGC
This DNA window, taken from Pyxidicoccus xibeiensis, encodes the following:
- a CDS encoding acetyl-CoA carboxylase biotin carboxylase subunit; translated protein: MERFRKVLVANRGEIAVRVIRTCKKLGYRTVAVFSEADRSAPHVLAADEAVPIGPSPAKESYLVIDKLIAAAKASGAEAIHPGYGFLSENAAFASACREAGLVFIGPPAEAITLMGNKRQAKLRMIAAGVPCIPGYEATDADDEALAAEGARIGFPLMVKAAAGGGGRGMRLVREAAQLKEALRSARSEATNAFGSGELILEKAVIDARHVEIQVFADEHGNAVHLGERDCSVQRRHQKIVEESPSPAVSAELRARMGAVAVTAAKAIGYRGAGTLEFLLAPGGEFYFMEMNTRLQVEHPVTEAITGLDLVEWQLRVAAGERLPLSQEQVSWKGHAIEVRLCAEDPANGYAPQAGRLLAWRLPSGEGVRIDHGIREGQDIPPFYDSMQAKVIAYGADREMARRRLVEALHGLTVFGVTTNKTLLLHVLEHGAFRTGEYDTGFIGKHVEASALERLYQPDAKVQALAGAALFHGEALRLAREAGLDGSFVNWNTAGASQPVRLKLASRGGEAQVTLRPVSTERYEVEVGSETYDLAIHGLADGVLDFSVAGTRGRARYLRAGDTLWLDAGGGAHAVTDVTYRPPSKAEGGGSGRLAAPMDGRILRVDAKPGEVVKPGDVLVVLEAMKMEFQLVADVAGTVEAVNVSVGGQVAARQLLVVLTPEGKPAA
- a CDS encoding acyl-CoA carboxylase subunit beta — encoded protein: MPRITSRIDPGSESFKAHRADMLSRVAELRDVEAKVRNTENQAREKFHKRGQLLPRERLTLLLDRGSPFLELSTLCGYGYHDDSDGSLAGGNSIIGIGYVSGVRCLVFVNNSAIKGGTASPWGVQKALRAQAIALENKLPMVSLVESGGANLMYQQEIFIPGGTTFYNQAKLSAAGIPQVTVVHGSSTAGGAYLPGLSDYVIMVKKKAKVFLAGPPLLKAATGEIATDEELGGAEMHATVAGTADYLAEDDADAIRLAREVVAKLGWNERLPPAERVPYAEPVYLSDELCGVVPVDYRKPYDCREVIARIVDGSEFTGFKDEYDPHTVCGRASLFGMPVGIIGNNGPITPKGATKAAQFIQLCCQSDTPLIYLQNTTGYMVGTQPEQAGIVKHGSKMIQAVANATVPQLTVLIGGGFGAGNYGMCGRPFNPRFIFAWPNSRTAVMGGEQAAKVMAIVFGEKLARRGEAVDEEQLRAFCQPIIDQFDKESHPFNCSARLFDDGLIDPRDTRRVLGFALSVCREAKRRELAPNTFGVARL
- a CDS encoding acyclic terpene utilization AtuA family protein — encoded protein: MSASPLRVGNASGFYGDRFSAVREMLEGGQLDVLTGDYLAELTMLILGRDRMKDPATGYAKTFLRQMEQSLALALEKKVKVVVNAGGLNPAGLAAALRELSTKLGVKARIAHVEGDDLIANTDALGLGSPLTANAYLGAWGIAECLKAGADVVVTGRVTDASLVVGPAAAHFGWKPDDWDRLAGAMVAGHVLECGTQATGGNYSFFTEVDARRPGFPLAELHADGSSVITKHEGTGGAVTVDTVLAQLVYEITGARYAGPDATARFDTISLAPDGKDRVRITGVRGEPPPPTVKVCLNNLGGYKNEATFVLVGLDIEQKARLVREQLEAAMTRKPREAHWTLVRTDREDAATEEQAAAFLRVVVKDSDQKLVGRAFSGAAVELALGSYPGFTMTAPPSDGAPYGVYTPAYVEAEKVEHVAVLPDETRTVIPPPKQTRGLAPVEPPALPAPLAVGPTRRMPLGRIVAARSGDKGGTANIGVWARTDEAWRWLAHALTVEKLRELLPEAAAFPIERHVFPGLRGLNFVIDGLLGEGVSSSTRFDPQGKALGEWLRSRHVDIPESLLREGQG